The Streptomyces kanamyceticus genome window below encodes:
- a CDS encoding LLM class flavin-dependent oxidoreductase — MTVHLHWFLPTGGDGRTLVDRHAYTDGGITRSRVTPVSGVRAPDIEYLAQIAKAAEQLGFEAVLTPTGTWCEDAWLTTVALAQHTERLKFLVAFRPGVISPVLAAQMAATYQRITRGRLLLNVVTGGDSTEQRRFGDHLDHDRRYSRTDEFLSVVRGVWSGLPFDFGGEHYQIDGGLTALPPDPLPEIFFGGSSAAAGPVAARHSDVYLTWGEPPEQVKRKIDWIRGLAEREGRTVRFGIRLHTISRDSSAEAWATANRLLDDLDPDTIAAAQEALGRSESVGQQRMLALHGGSRDELEIAPNLWAGVGLVRGGAGTALVGSHADVADRIEEYHALGVDHFVLSGYPHLEEAYWFGEGVIPDLARRGLLARIPASPLAGVPAANGRPASAPGGAPLLVAGGR; from the coding sequence ATGACCGTCCACCTGCACTGGTTCCTGCCGACCGGCGGCGACGGCCGCACCCTCGTCGACCGGCACGCCTACACCGACGGCGGCATCACGCGCTCCCGCGTCACCCCGGTCAGCGGTGTGCGGGCGCCCGACATCGAGTATCTCGCCCAGATCGCCAAGGCCGCCGAGCAGTTGGGCTTCGAGGCGGTGCTCACGCCGACCGGGACGTGGTGCGAGGACGCGTGGCTGACGACGGTCGCGCTCGCCCAGCACACCGAGCGGCTCAAGTTCCTGGTGGCGTTCCGCCCCGGCGTCATCTCCCCGGTGCTCGCCGCGCAGATGGCGGCGACCTACCAGCGCATCACGCGCGGACGGCTGCTCCTGAACGTGGTCACGGGCGGCGACTCGACCGAACAGCGCCGGTTCGGCGACCACTTGGACCACGACCGCCGCTACTCCCGCACCGACGAGTTCCTCTCGGTCGTACGCGGGGTGTGGAGCGGGCTGCCGTTCGACTTCGGCGGCGAGCACTACCAGATCGACGGCGGTCTCACCGCGCTGCCGCCCGACCCGCTGCCGGAGATCTTCTTCGGCGGTTCGTCGGCGGCCGCGGGGCCCGTCGCGGCGCGGCACAGCGATGTCTATCTGACCTGGGGCGAGCCGCCGGAGCAGGTCAAGCGGAAGATCGACTGGATCCGCGGGCTCGCCGAGCGCGAAGGGCGCACGGTCCGCTTCGGCATCCGACTGCACACGATCTCGCGCGACTCGTCGGCCGAGGCGTGGGCGACCGCGAACCGGCTGCTCGACGACCTCGACCCGGACACCATCGCGGCCGCGCAGGAGGCGCTCGGCCGCAGCGAGTCGGTCGGCCAGCAGCGGATGCTCGCGCTGCACGGCGGCTCGCGGGACGAGCTGGAGATCGCGCCCAACCTGTGGGCGGGCGTGGGCCTCGTGCGCGGCGGCGCGGGCACGGCGCTCGTCGGCAGTCACGCGGACGTCGCCGACCGCATCGAGGAGTATCACGCCCTGGGCGTGGACCACTTCGTGCTGTCCGGCTATCCGCATCTGGAGGAGGCGTACTGGTTCGGCGAGGGCGTGATCCCCGACCTGGCGCGGCGCGGCCTGCTCGCGCGCATTCCGGCCTCGCCCCTGGCCGGGGTGCCCGCGGCGAACGGCCGTCCCGCGTCCGCTCCCGGCGGCGCGCCGCTGCTGGTGGCCGGCGGACGCTGA
- a CDS encoding ABC transporter substrate-binding protein, with product MRRPRLAPAALLLPLALLLAACTGTSSADTSSGGAGGSVDGKGSLTLNVGDQRGGSEAVLRAAGELDDLTYKIHWSTFTSGPPLLEAINAKAVDLGAVGNTPPVFAAGANSKISVIAASHGTANGEAILVPNGSPLKRTEDLKGKSVAVAQGSSAHYQLVASLEKAGLDFTDIKVKYLQPADALAAFTGGKVDAWAVWDPYTSQILQPKKGRVLTDGEGVVNGISFQVAAPGALGDKKKSAAIDDYLKRLRRAQAWVYKHPEEWAKVWAKDTGLPYEVALASVKRSNGTRVPVAVDKNVVSTEQDIADTFTDLTLIPRRIDFGDFVDTRFNGGLPPSTTPPRTYPEEN from the coding sequence ATGCGACGACCACGCCTCGCCCCAGCCGCCCTGCTCCTCCCCCTGGCCCTGCTGCTCGCCGCCTGCACCGGCACCTCGTCCGCCGACACCTCATCGGGCGGCGCCGGTGGCTCCGTCGACGGCAAGGGGTCGCTGACCCTCAACGTCGGTGATCAGAGGGGAGGTTCGGAAGCGGTACTGCGCGCGGCCGGGGAGCTCGACGACCTCACGTACAAGATCCACTGGTCGACCTTCACCTCCGGACCCCCGCTGCTCGAAGCGATCAACGCCAAGGCCGTCGACCTCGGCGCGGTGGGCAACACGCCGCCCGTCTTCGCCGCGGGCGCCAACTCGAAGATCTCCGTGATCGCGGCGAGCCACGGCACGGCGAACGGCGAGGCGATCCTCGTCCCGAACGGCTCGCCCCTGAAGCGCACGGAGGACCTCAAGGGCAAGTCGGTCGCGGTGGCGCAGGGTTCGTCGGCGCACTACCAGCTCGTCGCCTCCCTCGAGAAGGCCGGGCTCGACTTCACGGACATCAAGGTCAAGTACCTGCAACCCGCCGACGCGCTCGCCGCCTTCACCGGCGGCAAGGTGGACGCCTGGGCCGTCTGGGATCCCTACACCTCGCAGATCCTGCAGCCCAAGAAGGGCCGCGTCCTGACCGACGGCGAGGGCGTGGTGAACGGGATCAGCTTCCAGGTGGCGGCGCCCGGCGCGCTCGGCGACAAGAAGAAGTCCGCGGCCATCGACGACTACCTGAAGCGGCTGCGCAGGGCCCAGGCCTGGGTCTACAAGCACCCGGAGGAGTGGGCGAAGGTCTGGGCGAAGGACACGGGCCTGCCGTACGAGGTCGCCCTCGCGTCGGTCAAGCGCAGCAACGGCACCCGCGTCCCCGTCGCCGTGGACAAGAACGTGGTCAGCACCGAGCAGGACATCGCCGACACCTTCACCGATCTGACGCTGATCCCGCGCCGCATCGACTTCGGCGACTTCGTCGACACCCGCTTCAACGGCGGTCTGCCGCCCTCCACCACCCCGCCGCGCACGTACCCCGAGGAGAACTGA
- a CDS encoding ABC transporter ATP-binding protein, which yields MATDVHRPVTTPAATAPAGSTRSAVRVEGLTRSFDGRAVIDRLHLDVRPGEFVALLGRSGCGKSTLLRILAGLDRDIEGTVLVPRRKAVAFQSPRLMPWKRVWRNVLLGLPGKPRRDVAEQALTEVGLKHRTNAWPKTLSGGEAQRASLARALVREPDLLLLDEPFGALDALTRIKAQRLVDELWQRRGCAVLLVTHDVEEAVLLADRVLVMDEGVIAYEREIDLDRPRGIADPRFAEIRAELLRRLGVEGPDDADPAGGTGTAETTETAETPAHTAT from the coding sequence ATGGCGACCGACGTTCACCGGCCGGTGACCACCCCGGCGGCCACCGCCCCCGCGGGATCCACCCGCTCCGCCGTGCGCGTCGAGGGCCTGACCCGCTCCTTCGACGGGCGCGCCGTGATCGACCGGCTCCACCTCGACGTCAGGCCCGGCGAGTTCGTGGCCCTGCTCGGACGCAGCGGCTGCGGCAAGTCGACGCTCCTTCGCATCCTCGCCGGGCTGGACCGCGACATCGAGGGCACCGTCCTCGTACCGCGCCGCAAGGCCGTCGCCTTCCAGTCGCCGCGGCTGATGCCGTGGAAGCGGGTGTGGCGCAACGTGCTGCTCGGCCTGCCGGGCAAGCCCCGACGCGACGTCGCGGAGCAGGCGTTGACCGAGGTCGGCCTCAAGCACCGCACGAACGCCTGGCCCAAGACGCTCTCCGGCGGCGAGGCCCAGCGCGCCTCGCTGGCCCGCGCGCTGGTGCGCGAGCCCGATCTGCTCCTGCTCGACGAGCCGTTCGGCGCGCTCGACGCGCTGACCCGGATCAAGGCGCAGCGCCTCGTCGACGAGCTGTGGCAGCGCCGCGGCTGCGCGGTGCTCCTGGTCACGCATGACGTCGAGGAGGCCGTCCTGCTCGCCGACCGGGTGCTCGTCATGGACGAGGGCGTCATCGCGTACGAGAGGGAGATCGATCTCGACCGGCCGCGCGGGATCGCCGACCCCCGGTTCGCCGAGATCCGCGCGGAGCTGCTGCGGCGGCTCGGCGTGGAGGGACCCGACGACGCCGACCCGGCGGGCGGGACCGGCACCGCCGAGACCACCGAAACCGCCGAAACCCCTGCTCACACCGCCACCTGA
- a CDS encoding ABC transporter permease, with product MSISHAPPHDSADISGISKKQDPDSGTGPASDSASVSPSKPGSTAASAPGPELEPLVPASSRRTFVPRWLRRTSGPLLLLALWQVLSSTGALTADVLASPGTIARLAGDMVADGSLPSAMGVSLRRVAVGLLFGTVVGTALALVSGLFRIGEDLVDASVQMLRTVPFVGLIPLFIIWFGIGEAPKVAIITLGVSFPLYLNVYAGIRGVDSQLIEAGEALGLSRWGLVRHVILPGALPGAMTGLRYSLGIAWLALVFAEQVNADAGIGFVMVQARDFLRTDVIVVCLIVYAFLGLIADFIVRTLERLLLQWRPTFTGR from the coding sequence ATGAGCATCAGCCATGCCCCGCCGCATGACTCGGCCGACATTTCCGGTATATCCAAGAAACAGGACCCCGACAGCGGGACCGGCCCCGCGTCGGATTCGGCATCGGTGTCGCCATCGAAACCGGGGTCGACAGCCGCATCGGCACCAGGACCCGAACTCGAACCCCTCGTCCCCGCCTCGAGCCGCCGCACCTTCGTCCCCCGCTGGCTGCGCCGCACCTCAGGCCCGCTCCTGCTGCTCGCCCTGTGGCAAGTCCTCAGCTCCACGGGCGCGTTGACGGCCGACGTACTCGCCTCGCCCGGCACCATCGCGCGCCTCGCGGGCGACATGGTCGCCGACGGATCGCTGCCTTCCGCCATGGGCGTCTCGCTGCGGCGCGTCGCCGTCGGGCTGCTGTTCGGCACCGTCGTCGGCACCGCGCTCGCCCTGGTCTCCGGGCTCTTCCGGATCGGCGAGGACCTCGTGGACGCCAGTGTGCAGATGCTGCGGACCGTGCCGTTCGTGGGGCTCATCCCCCTGTTCATCATCTGGTTCGGCATCGGTGAGGCGCCCAAGGTCGCCATCATCACGCTGGGCGTCTCCTTCCCCCTCTACCTCAACGTGTACGCCGGAATCCGTGGCGTCGACTCCCAACTGATCGAGGCCGGGGAGGCGCTCGGGCTCTCGCGCTGGGGGCTCGTGCGGCACGTCATCCTGCCGGGGGCGCTGCCCGGCGCCATGACCGGGCTGCGCTACTCGCTGGGCATCGCCTGGCTGGCCCTGGTCTTCGCGGAACAGGTCAACGCCGACGCCGGCATCGGCTTCGTGATGGTCCAGGCACGTGACTTCCTGCGCACCGACGTGATCGTCGTCTGCCTGATCGTCTACGCCTTCCTCGGCCTGATCGCCGATTTCATCGTCCGCACCCTCGAAAGGCTGCTGCTGCAATGGCGACCGACGTTCACCGGCCGGTGA
- a CDS encoding putative leader peptide, with amino-acid sequence MLRSALLTTRGHIDLLRVASSACRRGC; translated from the coding sequence ATGTTGCGTTCAGCCTTGCTCACCACGCGCGGTCACATCGACCTGCTGCGGGTGGCCTCCTCCGCGTGTCGTCGCGGCTGCTGA
- a CDS encoding secondary thiamine-phosphate synthase enzyme YjbQ: protein MSDAFTTRVLHIATGSAETVVDLTQDCERFLREAAAGRDGLLNVFVPHATAGIAVLETGAGSDDDLLAALHTLLPADDRWQHRHGSPGHGRDHVLPALVPPHATLPVVGGSLELGTWQSVCLVDTNRDNPQRQVRLSFLG, encoded by the coding sequence ATGTCCGATGCCTTCACCACCCGGGTCCTGCACATCGCCACCGGCTCGGCCGAGACGGTCGTCGACCTCACCCAGGACTGCGAGCGCTTCCTGCGGGAAGCGGCGGCAGGCCGCGACGGCCTCCTCAACGTCTTCGTCCCGCACGCCACGGCGGGCATCGCCGTCCTGGAGACGGGCGCGGGCAGCGACGACGACCTCCTCGCCGCGCTGCACACGCTGCTCCCCGCCGACGACCGCTGGCAACACCGCCACGGCAGCCCGGGCCACGGCCGCGACCACGTCCTGCCCGCCCTTGTCCCGCCCCACGCGACGCTGCCGGTCGTGGGCGGCAGCCTGGAACTCGGCACCTGGCAGTCGGTGTGCCTGGTCGACACGAACCGGGACAACCCACAGCGGCAGGTCCGGTTGTCGTTCCTGGGCTAG
- a CDS encoding sensor histidine kinase, protein MIHTTRALLGALGRPLKEPLRRARRLLGARIAFLATGVLLHGTAFLLWVWFWLMLFYAPGGALVPLALGLASVVPAAWLHRLRFAAYVRDAEIPRVPPLRGGYGLVRGWLRMRSRPYWRQAAHHFLAGIVMGIAEAAVLTLLVGSVAAATVYAWEWALPDPWRDAYAGYSTQIAFLMIVGVVGLLIAPRTFNALIRVEQPVVTRLLGPSRAEELERRVEDLAERRAETVAAADAERRRIERDLHDGAQQRLVSLAVNLGLARATLTDLAPEARQVIDEAHREAKAAIEEIQLLVRGLHPAVLEDRGLDAALSGIAARAPLPVRLTVSLEERPAPAVEAVAYFVVSEALANVTKHAGAEGAEVSVVRSGGILQVIVSDDGVGGADPAGGSGLDGLRRRVASVDGTFSISSPRGGPTVVTVELPCVL, encoded by the coding sequence ATGATCCACACAACCCGTGCACTGCTCGGCGCACTGGGCCGCCCGCTGAAGGAACCCCTGCGCCGCGCCCGGCGACTCCTGGGCGCGCGGATCGCCTTCCTCGCCACCGGCGTGCTGCTGCACGGAACCGCGTTCCTGCTGTGGGTGTGGTTCTGGCTGATGCTCTTCTACGCTCCCGGGGGCGCCCTCGTCCCCCTGGCGCTCGGCCTGGCTTCGGTGGTCCCGGCCGCCTGGCTGCACCGGCTGCGCTTCGCGGCGTACGTGCGGGACGCGGAGATCCCGCGCGTCCCGCCGCTCCGCGGGGGGTACGGCCTGGTGCGCGGCTGGCTGCGGATGCGCTCGCGGCCGTACTGGCGCCAGGCCGCGCACCATTTCCTCGCCGGGATCGTGATGGGCATCGCCGAGGCGGCGGTGCTGACCCTGCTGGTGGGTTCGGTCGCCGCCGCCACGGTCTACGCCTGGGAGTGGGCGCTGCCCGACCCGTGGCGGGACGCGTACGCCGGCTACTCCACCCAGATCGCCTTCCTCATGATCGTGGGTGTCGTAGGCCTCTTGATTGCTCCGCGCACCTTCAACGCGCTGATTCGCGTCGAACAGCCCGTCGTCACAAGGCTGTTGGGCCCAAGTCGTGCCGAGGAGCTGGAGCGGCGTGTCGAGGACCTCGCGGAGCGGCGCGCCGAGACCGTGGCCGCCGCCGACGCCGAGCGGCGCCGCATCGAGCGGGACCTGCACGACGGCGCCCAGCAGCGCCTCGTCTCGCTCGCGGTCAACCTGGGCCTGGCCCGCGCCACGCTCACCGATCTGGCGCCCGAAGCGCGCCAGGTCATCGACGAGGCGCACCGCGAGGCCAAGGCCGCCATCGAGGAGATCCAGCTGCTCGTACGGGGGCTGCACCCCGCCGTCCTGGAGGACCGGGGCCTGGACGCGGCCCTGTCCGGGATCGCGGCGCGCGCCCCGCTGCCCGTCAGACTCACGGTGTCCCTGGAGGAGCGGCCCGCGCCCGCCGTGGAGGCCGTCGCCTATTTCGTCGTCTCCGAGGCCCTCGCCAACGTCACCAAGCACGCCGGGGCGGAGGGGGCAGAGGTGAGCGTGGTCCGCTCGGGCGGCATACTTCAGGTGATCGTCTCCGACGACGGCGTGGGCGGCGCTGATCCGGCCGGGGGCAGTGGACTCGACGGCCTGCGGCGGCGTGTGGCCTCCGTCGACGGGACGTTCTCGATCAGCAGCCCCCGAGGGGGCCCGACCGTCGTGACCGTGGAGCTGCCGTGCGTGCTGTGA
- a CDS encoding response regulator yields MRAVIAEDSLLLRIGVVKVLQAAGFEVAAEVGDAEGLLAAVDEHRPDIAVVDVRMPPGFTDEGVRAALMIRQQWPDTAVLLLSQYVEERYAADLLATHAGGVGYLLKQRVADVEEFIEALRRVAAGGTALDPQVVSQLILRRSDDPLDRLTPRERDVLALMAEGRSNAGIAAELVVSESAVAKHINNILAKLDLPITDTDHRRVLAVLRYLGRA; encoded by the coding sequence GTGCGTGCTGTGATCGCCGAGGACTCGCTGCTGCTGCGGATCGGGGTGGTGAAGGTCCTGCAGGCCGCCGGGTTCGAGGTGGCGGCCGAAGTGGGCGACGCCGAGGGGCTGTTGGCGGCGGTCGACGAACACCGCCCCGACATCGCGGTCGTCGACGTGCGGATGCCGCCCGGCTTCACCGACGAGGGCGTACGCGCGGCCCTCATGATCCGGCAGCAGTGGCCGGACACCGCGGTCCTGCTGCTCTCGCAGTACGTCGAGGAGCGCTACGCCGCGGACCTCCTGGCCACGCACGCCGGAGGGGTCGGCTACCTCCTCAAGCAACGGGTCGCCGACGTCGAGGAGTTCATCGAGGCCCTGCGCCGGGTCGCCGCGGGCGGCACGGCCCTGGACCCGCAGGTCGTCTCGCAGCTCATCCTGCGCCGGAGCGACGACCCGCTCGACCGCCTCACCCCGCGCGAACGCGACGTACTCGCCCTGATGGCCGAGGGCCGCTCGAACGCGGGGATCGCCGCGGAACTGGTCGTCAGCGAGAGCGCGGTGGCCAAACACATCAACAACATCCTCGCCAAACTGGACCTCCCGATCACGGACACGGACCATCGGCGGGTGCTCGCGGTGCTGCGGTACCTGGGCAGGGCCTGA
- a CDS encoding zinc-binding dehydrogenase, with protein MKTRAVVLRGTSTSRPYSETRPVEVEELELGAPREGEVLVRVAAASLCHSDLSVVNGDRVRPLPMALGHEAVGVVQETGPGVGRVSPGDHVALVYVPSCGFCGDCAAGRPALCAKAAAANGSGALLHGPSLLTDASGAPVLHQLGVSAFSEHAVLAQESVVPIPKDIPFTVASMFGCAVLTGAGAVINTAALRPGQSTVVYGLGGVGLSAVLGARAAGAYPIIAVDPVQEKRELALRLGATHAYAPDDAVMDIRELTSGGAELAVEAVGSAQVMAECLTAVARGGKVVSVGLPAPDRVLQVPALAFAGEGKSLLGSYMGDAVPRRDIPRFLDLWRAGLMPVEHMHSGTLPLTDINTALEELASGRAIRQVIDTSGMLNV; from the coding sequence GTGAAGACCCGCGCGGTGGTGCTGCGCGGGACGTCGACGTCCCGCCCGTACTCCGAGACCCGCCCTGTCGAGGTGGAGGAGCTGGAACTCGGGGCCCCGCGCGAGGGCGAGGTACTGGTACGCGTCGCCGCCGCCTCGCTCTGCCACTCGGACCTCTCGGTGGTCAACGGCGACCGGGTCCGTCCGCTGCCGATGGCGCTTGGCCACGAGGCGGTGGGGGTCGTCCAGGAGACGGGGCCCGGCGTCGGCCGGGTCTCCCCCGGCGACCATGTGGCGCTGGTCTACGTACCGAGCTGCGGCTTCTGCGGCGACTGCGCGGCGGGCCGTCCCGCCCTGTGCGCGAAGGCCGCGGCGGCGAACGGCTCAGGTGCGCTGCTGCACGGCCCGTCGCTCCTGACCGACGCCTCCGGCGCCCCGGTCCTCCACCAGCTGGGCGTCTCGGCATTCTCCGAACACGCGGTGCTCGCCCAGGAATCGGTGGTGCCGATCCCCAAGGACATCCCGTTCACCGTCGCCTCGATGTTCGGCTGCGCGGTCCTTACGGGCGCGGGCGCGGTGATCAACACGGCGGCCCTGCGTCCCGGTCAGTCGACGGTGGTCTACGGCCTGGGCGGCGTGGGCCTCTCCGCGGTCCTCGGCGCCCGCGCGGCGGGGGCGTACCCGATCATCGCGGTCGACCCCGTCCAGGAAAAGCGCGAGCTGGCCCTGCGCCTTGGCGCGACCCATGCGTACGCCCCCGACGACGCGGTCATGGATATCCGCGAACTCACCTCCGGCGGAGCCGAGTTGGCGGTGGAGGCGGTGGGCAGCGCACAGGTGATGGCGGAGTGCCTGACGGCCGTGGCCCGCGGCGGCAAGGTCGTCTCGGTCGGCCTGCCCGCACCCGACCGCGTGCTCCAGGTGCCCGCCCTCGCGTTCGCGGGCGAGGGCAAGTCCCTGCTGGGCTCGTACATGGGCGACGCGGTACCGCGCCGGGACATCCCGAGGTTCCTGGACCTGTGGCGGGCGGGCCTGATGCCGGTGGAACACATGCACAGCGGCACGCTCCCGCTGACGGACATCAACACGGCGCTGGAGGAACTGGCCTCGGGCCGGGCGATCCGTCAGGTCATCGACACGTCGGGCATGCTGAACGTGTGA
- a CDS encoding putative quinol monooxygenase, with product MTYVVVARYRTRSGAENTVLPLLDTVAAASRQEPGNLAYRVHQGTEDPRAIVLYEEYVSEADFTAHCATPHFQEIVLGKVVPLLESRDVLRCAPRTEVTA from the coding sequence ATGACCTATGTGGTCGTAGCCCGCTACCGCACCAGAAGCGGAGCGGAGAACACCGTCCTGCCCCTGCTCGACACGGTCGCCGCCGCCTCCCGCCAGGAGCCCGGCAACCTCGCCTACCGGGTCCACCAGGGCACCGAGGACCCGCGCGCGATCGTCCTGTACGAGGAGTACGTCTCCGAGGCGGACTTCACCGCGCACTGCGCGACCCCGCACTTCCAGGAGATCGTGCTCGGCAAGGTCGTCCCGCTCTTGGAGAGCCGCGACGTGCTGCGCTGCGCCCCACGTACGGAGGTGACCGCGTGA